One Gelria sp. Kuro-4 DNA segment encodes these proteins:
- a CDS encoding TRAP transporter permease, with product MEEFKELTEKDIEEVRAKVDMESNYRRLAGTWARVIRCLAVAMSVYQLYTAVFGVLPAQLQRTWHLGFALALIFLLYPSNRKSRRAFVSMYWLDVVLALLGAGVNLYWIINYQDILMRAGDATKPDLVVGAIAVLLVLEAARRIVGLPITAIAALFVLYAYVGPYLPGFLSHRGFSVERIISHMFFTTEGILGIPLGVSSTFVFLFILFGAFLEKTGIGQFIIDLANAVAGRAVGGPAKVAVIASAMQGTISGSSVANVVGTGSFTIPLMKSIGYKANFAGAVEAAASTGGQIMPPIMGAAAFLMAEFTGIPYARVALAAVIPALLYFTGVGIGVHLEARRTGLTGLPEEQVPRLGKVLRERGLLLIPILGLIVIMASGATPTKAALLAMVLAILVSSISPKTRLKPKDVLDALEQGARGALGVAAATAAAGMIIGSVTLTGLGLKLANGLVTLAHGNLLLTMFFAMIASLILGMGSPTTANYVITSTIASPALIHLGVPLLAAHMFVFYFGIVADLTPPVALAAYAGAGIAKGEPMATGVNATKLAIGAFLVPYIFVMSPQLLLINTTVFGALRVAVGAVIGMLALEAAVQGWLLKQAGLPERAALALGGLMLIDPGSLTDIVGLTLFVVIYLLQRGSARRQGINYVL from the coding sequence ATGGAGGAGTTTAAGGAGCTTACGGAGAAAGACATCGAAGAAGTACGGGCCAAAGTCGATATGGAATCCAATTACCGGCGGCTCGCAGGGACGTGGGCCCGGGTCATTCGCTGCCTGGCCGTCGCCATGTCCGTGTATCAGCTCTATACCGCGGTGTTCGGTGTGCTGCCGGCACAGCTCCAGCGCACCTGGCACCTGGGCTTCGCCCTGGCGCTCATCTTTCTTCTCTATCCTAGTAACAGGAAGAGCCGGCGGGCCTTTGTGAGTATGTATTGGTTGGATGTGGTGCTGGCGCTCTTGGGAGCCGGAGTGAATCTCTACTGGATCATCAATTACCAGGACATTCTCATGCGCGCCGGCGACGCCACAAAGCCGGACCTTGTCGTAGGTGCAATTGCTGTTCTTCTGGTCCTGGAAGCAGCTCGGCGCATTGTCGGGCTACCGATCACGGCCATCGCCGCCCTCTTTGTGCTCTATGCGTACGTGGGTCCATACCTGCCGGGCTTTCTTTCCCACCGCGGCTTTTCGGTGGAACGTATCATCAGCCACATGTTCTTCACCACCGAAGGGATATTGGGCATTCCTTTGGGTGTATCCTCCACCTTTGTTTTCCTCTTCATCCTCTTTGGGGCCTTCCTCGAGAAGACGGGCATCGGGCAGTTCATCATCGACCTGGCCAACGCCGTGGCCGGGCGGGCGGTGGGCGGTCCGGCCAAGGTGGCGGTGATCGCCAGTGCCATGCAGGGGACGATTTCCGGCAGCTCGGTGGCCAACGTGGTTGGTACGGGGAGCTTCACCATCCCTTTGATGAAGAGCATCGGCTACAAAGCCAATTTCGCCGGTGCCGTCGAGGCGGCGGCGTCCACCGGTGGACAGATTATGCCGCCCATCATGGGGGCGGCGGCCTTTCTGATGGCCGAATTCACGGGGATTCCTTACGCCCGCGTGGCCCTGGCGGCCGTTATTCCCGCGCTGCTTTACTTTACAGGCGTCGGCATCGGTGTTCACCTGGAGGCGCGGCGCACAGGACTGACCGGGCTGCCCGAAGAGCAGGTGCCGCGGCTGGGCAAGGTCCTGCGGGAACGGGGTCTGCTGCTTATTCCCATCCTGGGCCTGATCGTGATCATGGCGTCGGGCGCCACCCCCACCAAGGCAGCGCTCCTGGCCATGGTTCTGGCGATCCTTGTCAGCTCCATCTCGCCCAAGACGCGCCTCAAACCGAAGGACGTCCTGGATGCCCTGGAGCAGGGGGCGCGCGGGGCTTTGGGCGTGGCTGCGGCCACGGCCGCCGCCGGCATGATCATCGGCTCGGTCACCCTGACCGGTCTGGGACTTAAGCTGGCCAACGGGCTGGTGACCCTGGCGCACGGCAACCTGCTTCTCACCATGTTCTTCGCGATGATCGCTTCGCTGATCCTCGGTATGGGCTCGCCCACCACGGCCAACTACGTCATCACCTCCACCATCGCCTCACCGGCTTTGATCCACCTGGGGGTTCCACTCCTTGCTGCGCACATGTTCGTGTTCTACTTCGGCATCGTGGCCGACCTGACTCCACCGGTAGCCCTGGCGGCTTATGCAGGGGCGGGTATAGCCAAGGGTGAGCCGATGGCGACGGGGGTCAATGCCACCAAGCTGGCCATCGGCGCTTTCCTGGTACCGTATATCTTCGTCATGTCACCGCAGCTGCTGCTCATTAATACCACTGTCTTCGGCGCCCTGCGTGTGGCGGTGGGAGCGGTCATCGGTATGTTGGCCTTGGAGGCGGCGGTGCAGGGCTGGCTGCTCAAGCAGGCGGGCCTGCCGGAGCGCGCCGCCCTGGCTTTAGGTGGTCTCATGCTTATCGATCCGGGGAGCTTGACTGACATCGTCGGTTTGACGCTCTTTGTGGTCATCTATCTCCTGCAGCGCGGCAGTGCGCGCCGGCAGGGCATAAACTACGTTCTTTAG